Genomic segment of Pseudomonadota bacterium:
GAGGATGTCTATGTCTTGCTGCTCTGGGATGGGGAGGCTGAACATTATAATGATTATGATTTATATATTTTTGATCAATATGGAAATGAAATTGATAGATCATGGTTGGATCAGGCTCAGTTTCCCTTCGGCATTGAAGCCTGTAAATTCAAGGTACAATCGGGTAGAGAATATTATCTCAAGGTAAATGAATATGCTGCTCCTTATGATTACGGTGAAAATCTTGTCTTGCTGGTAGGCCATGAACAGTTTCCCGCCCTGGAATATTCCGATCCTTATGGTACCGTTAACCTGAATTGTCCGGCATCAAATTCCGATGTTATTACTGTCGGCGCGGTTAGTCTGACTTCTTCATCTCCGGAAGCGGTTATTGAAGGTTATAGCTCCCAGGGACCGGCCGGTGACCTGCTGAAACCTGATCTGGTTGCCCCCGTAGGGGTGAGTACAGCATCCTATTTCCATTCTTTTTATGGCACCTCTGCCGCCGCTCCGCATGTGGCCGGGATCTGTGCTTTGGTAAGGCAACGGTATCCCGAGTTTACCCCTCTGCAGGTCAAGCAGTATCTTGAAGCCAATGCGCTGGATTTGGGAACGGCGGGAAAAGACAATGTCTATGGGAGTGGATTGGTGCAATTACCGGCGGATTTTGGCTGTCGGCAGGATAACCTCGCGGGCTGTGAAAGTCCAGCCAGTTGCAGCAGCATTGATGCCTTCTGGTATGCGGGAACTTGTTCCCTTGAGCCGCGCCGGGAAGTGCTTGATTACAATGATGGTGAAATTGCCGTTGTCCCGGTGAGCCTGGGGGGAGACGCGGCTGACGGCCGGATTTCAGCCGGCGATGGGCTGGCGCTCGAAGTTGATTTTCCCTTGAGCGAGGAGACTAGAAATTACGCGGTGATCGCGTTTCCCGGCGATGCTTATTTTGTCCGCGGTGACAATCACGAAAATTTTTTGACCAAAGAATTCACCCCGGTTGAAAATGGAAATTATTTTGCCACAGAGGATATTTGCGCCCTGCTCCCGGGATATCAGGAAACGTGGGAGATTTATTTTTTATCGGTTCCCGCCGAAGCCGCTGACTTTAAGACCCTGGAGGCCTTGTCTGCCTATCTTGGGAGCGACGAGGGGCAATATGTCTTTGGTCAGTATCGGGTTGAATTTGACTGCCGGCGAGAATGAGCGCGAGCCATGCCGGAACATCCTGACACCTTAATTTGGTTTGCGGGCACAGCCCGCTTTAGAACAAGTCAGAAAGTCGAGTTATTTACCGAATAACGAGCTCGTAATTCTTTTCATACTAAAGTATGGTCGAAATCCTTATCCTGCCGGGAAATTTTTTTAAAATTAATACTTTCGGCCTATTGATTTTATTTTGAAATGATGTATACTCTCATTAAGAATCATTAATGGTGTATGGGAGGGTGTTATGAACAGGATGAAAGCAATGGTATTTATAATGGTAATACTTGTTTTTGGCCTGGTCGCTCCGGCAATGGCGAGTACCTATCTTTTTCAGCCTGAACCGACTGGCATGGCTGCCCTGGATGCCTCCGGGAATGTTAATTGGTCCGGGCTTTTTGCTTCTATCGAACGATATAAGCCGGGATCAAATCCCGGGTTGTACACCCATTCTCCGGATACGGCTGCCGGAGGAACTTCATTGTTTGGGGCGTTAAATGACGGCAACTTTTTTGCCGGCCAGGGGTTGTCGCTGGATCCCTGGGGAAATTTCTCAGGTACTGCTCGCTATGGAAATGAAAGAGTCGCTGCCGTGGTCGCGGCGCTGGCCGGTTTTCTTGGTGAGGATCACGTTAATTACAGCTCCATTCCCGACCGTTATCGTTCGTTCAAGACCCTCGGAGTGACATGTTCTCCTGTTCCCCTTCCCCCTTCCCTGTGGTTCCTCTTTTCCGGGTTGGGGCTGCTGGGCGTCGCCCGTCGCCGTTGGTGGCGTTAGTAAATCAACGCGTATTTCTTTAGGGTGTTACGCTTAACCAGTCCGGGGGTGGATATCGATGCCACCCCCTTTCTTTTTTCCATTGACAATTTATAAAACAGGGTGTTACTTTATCCCCATATCAACCATTGCCAACTATTATTTCAGGAGGTATCCCATGAGAAAGATTGCTGTTAGTTTGTTGACTGTGGTCGCCGTTTTTCTGCTGTCAGTTGCTTCTGGTTTTGGCTGGGGGACTGACGTCCAGATCTATTCCGGCCAGATCAATACCTTCGATGTTGATTACGACCTGGCTACGGGATCGATGTTTGTGGCTTTCCAGGCCAGCGGGGAAGACGTCATCCGGCTCTATTCTTCTACGGATCATGGAATTAACTGGTCTGAGATAGCAAGTTTTGGCACCCACCCGTACCAGGGAACCACCGCCCGCTCGGATTTAAAGCGTCTCAAGGTCATCTACAATGATGGACGGGTACAGGTGTTCTGGGTGGATAGTGCTGGTTCTCTGAATCGGTGGCGGTGTTCATCCACTGGCGGGCAGCCAGGGGGAAGCCGCGTCAGTGAGGCACCGATAGTGGAAGGCAGCTTCTCGGCAACCCTTGACGTGGATAGCGGCCGGATCTATGTCGGCTGGCGCACCGGAATCACCGGGGCATCGAGGCAGATCGTCCGTTATTCCGATGATAACGGTTTGACCTGGAAAGATCGGATTAACTGGACAGCCTATGCTGGATCTGCTCCCCAGAGCCTGGCCTATGGTCCCGGGAGCGGCGGCAACCATATTCACTGGGTCTTCGGTACAGAACAATATGGTTCCACTGAAGAAATCAAGTATTTTCGCTTTCCCTCATCCAGCGGTGTTTGGGATAAAAGCGAGAGAATCAGCAATAATAGCATAGCCGACTACGATCCCCGGGTGGCGGCGGCAAATGTCGATGATTCCGGTGTCTGGATTTTGTACAACCGGGACCGGGGTGCCCATGAAATTGACCTGATGAACGCTTACAGTACTGATGGCGGCGTCACCTGGAGCGCGCCCAGTGCGGTGGATGCCGATGATGGCATCGATGAATATATCGCCGATGTAAAATTCTATAAGGCCCCGGGTAATCCGTATGTCAATATGGTCTATATCAAGGATGATCCAAATGCCACTCCGGTGCGGCAGGCCGTCTGGATGTATGCCTCCACCGGGGATCCTTCCTGGAGAGAGCCGCAGGTGTTCAGCGATGAGGATGTCCAGTCCTGGCCTGAAGATACCGCTCCCAGAATCGTTTATTCTCCCGGGGCCAGCGCCCCCGGCGGTGGGGTGGTTTTCTCCTATGCCGGCGCTCAGGGGCTCTATTTCGACGCTCCGTGGATTATTGTCACCGGCGGTTTTCTGCCGGTATATCCCTTCCCGGTGTATCCCCTTTTGCCCAGCCACACCCTGACGGTGACTATCCATGGCTCGGGTTCCGTGGTCAGCTCCCCGGCCGGCCTTGATTGTACGAACGGTTCACTAACTGGAGATAAGGTCTGCAGCCATAACTTTATTGAAGGCACGGCGGTTG
This window contains:
- a CDS encoding S8 family serine peptidase; this encodes MEKQKNAMFARIVSLMLLLSFCFIGSVLAENSVLPAEQKIGPLLKKEISQTQQNQLLANHGVNESPELAENEILTKVIVVIDANYLEPLGESTLRELKTKVERLGGRVGNHAFNNVQVWIPPGKIQGLAVWSRIKLIKKPTKPKIHDVMSTSPRDFGAGDWQAGGFTGRGIKVGIIDAGFFGYAALLGTVLPATVQIKQNGDSFYSSKHGTACAEIVHDLAPEAELFLVNVDDIDVDFYNAVKWLQLQGVEVISSSIGLNLKIFCKLTYLALWGDDNSSIGTSSLIDFIDQVEQQWNTTISDIVAHGVAWSQAAGNDARKKWSGPFIDGDQNGYLNFSLLDNRNKIDTTGYADEDVYVLLLWDGEAEHYNDYDLYIFDQYGNEIDRSWLDQAQFPFGIEACKFKVQSGREYYLKVNEYAAPYDYGENLVLLVGHEQFPALEYSDPYGTVNLNCPASNSDVITVGAVSLTSSSPEAVIEGYSSQGPAGDLLKPDLVAPVGVSTASYFHSFYGTSAAAPHVAGICALVRQRYPEFTPLQVKQYLEANALDLGTAGKDNVYGSGLVQLPADFGCRQDNLAGCESPASCSSIDAFWYAGTCSLEPRREVLDYNDGEIAVVPVSLGGDAADGRISAGDGLALEVDFPLSEETRNYAVIAFPGDAYFVRGDNHENFLTKEFTPVENGNYFATEDICALLPGYQETWEIYFLSVPAEAADFKTLEALSAYLGSDEGQYVFGQYRVEFDCRRE
- a CDS encoding VPLPA-CTERM sorting domain-containing protein; the protein is MNRMKAMVFIMVILVFGLVAPAMASTYLFQPEPTGMAALDASGNVNWSGLFASIERYKPGSNPGLYTHSPDTAAGGTSLFGALNDGNFFAGQGLSLDPWGNFSGTARYGNERVAAVVAALAGFLGEDHVNYSSIPDRYRSFKTLGVTCSPVPLPPSLWFLFSGLGLLGVARRRWWR